One window of Salmo salar chromosome ssa11, Ssal_v3.1, whole genome shotgun sequence genomic DNA carries:
- the LOC106591064 gene encoding uncharacterized protein isoform X1: protein MNIVPGQIQFQLQLPTGPVVPRKTDPIIKCIIDRKLEKLKKLIRGGKDLNRLYPCADWNDDVTPLIAAVALTNDNICKFLLKEDANPNMQSANGWAPLHYAAMSKAPVSVVSRLIAAKADPEGTPIQIFTPLQLAANNDREDIVKELMMSGAFAERNLKAHPAIDQKIASMIQKFSLESEKFVKLKIFYDFSCAIGLKSVEDVFNEYGKHMLVVNPVNHLTLYDMSFNATGTNAEQYLQASIKWLRESQKIDLYIEEATNRLPKIPKHLQDMVVNCLTAVFNIMKEISLRLSLLVIPTLLKYLILESKITPQGLNRNISVIRLLYVITQKTPNHKHGWTLPFVEELCKRIISFTDHAYIANPQTSNLGVLTFGLLADLYTFDCVPAIITSQGITSVPEKILVTAEMQMDEDLKEKLRKLDMSLQSPVPPTDATEQLQGMNLSKKKKKKKKKTIQEELSVEKSTPDMTEKPDLDTSSIPVEESGLHGEHSSVKPFPFTTDELKPRKWHKVSERWRPQLMVLSNIDAGKIYRLGNLNLVVHPDFQIAKGSDGTEVFLGLKDDGTEVAVKRMLKSNYQDLKREEGFLRLPQLDSPCIVRYVDFAEDEHFGYLVLQLCEYTLDEYIKDHLPEDKTPVLKKIVHEVLCSLSVLHSLNTKILHRDIKPQNVLIDVTGRARLADFGISRQLNMGQTTLYTISAGTKCWKARETLDEDSGIGYKRSTDIQVAGMLMYYIISGGHHPFGKGIHCEMNIFQGKYTLEHVDDEVTRDLIEWMINEEPEKRPTVEDTLAHPYFWAEERRVEYLRKIGNEKEAENCRKSDPRLLHALDQCAEGRSFTNWKSKMPPELMDKLDGKKKAYPDNTLGLLRFIRNLHEHYTEDADSVDMMTMFPDLFGCVYKFAKKMEWNSRSSLKKMFHREDVRY, encoded by the exons ATGAATATCGTCCCAGGTCAAATCCAGTTCCAATTACAATTACCAACGGGGCCTGTGGTTCCAAGGAAAACGGATCCAATTATAAAATGCATTATTGACAGAAAGTTGGAGAAACTAAAGAAATTGATCAGAGGCGGCAAGGACTTGAATAGACTGTACCCTTGTGCTGACTGGAATGATGATGTTACCCCTTTAATTGCTGCTGTTGCACTTACAAATGACAATATTTGTAAATTTCTTCTGAAAGAAGATGCTAACCCCAACATGCAATCAGCAAATGGTTGGGCTCCTTTGCATTATGCCGCAATGTCAAAAGCTCCTGTCAGTGTAGTGAGTAGATTAATCGCAGCAAAAGCAGATCCAGAAGGGACACCAATCCAGATCTTTACTCCACTTCAACTGGCGGCAAACAATGACAGAGAAGACATTGTGAAAGAGTTGATGATGTCTGGAGCATTTGCTGAAAGAAATCTCAAAGCACATCCCGCTATTGACCAAAAGATAGCAAGCATGATTCAGAAATTCTCTTTAGAGAGTGAGAAGTTTGTCAAATTGAAGATTTTTTATGATTTTTCTTGTGCAATAGGACTCAAATCAGTGGAGGATGTTTTCAATGAATATGGCAAACACATGCTGGTGGTGAACCCTGTGAATCATCTTACACTATATGACATGTCCTTTAACGCCACTGGAACAAATGCGGAGCAGTATCTTCAAGCATCCATAAAGTGGCTGAGAGAATCTCAGAAAATTGATCTCTACATTGAAGAGGCGACCAATCGTTTGCCTAAAATTCCCAAACATTTACAAGATATGGTTGTGAATTGCTTGACAGCTGTTTTTAACATTATGAAAGAAATATCTCTTAGACTGTCACTGTTAGTAATACCCACTCTTCTGAAATACCTCATACTTGAATCCAAAATTACTCCTCAAGGACTAAATCGCAACATTTCAGTTATCAGACTACTGTATGTGATTACTCAGAAAACTCCAAATCACAAACATGGCTGGACCCTCCCTTTTGTAGAGGAGTTATGCAAGAGGATCATCTCATTCACTGATCATGCATATATCGCCAATCCTCAGACCTCAAACTTAGGTGTTTTAACTTTTGGTCTGCTTGCAGATCTGTACACCTTCGATTGTGTACCTGCGATTATCACATCACAAGGGATAACCTCTGTGCCGGAGAAAATACTTGTTACTGCCGAAATGCAGATGGATGAAGACCTGAAAGAAAAGCTGAGGAAATTAGATATGTCCCTACAAAGTCCAGTCCCACCAACAGATGCAACTGAACAATTGCAGGGAATGAATCtatcaaagaagaagaagaagaagaagaagaaaacaatTCAGGAAGAGTTGTCGGTAGAGAAAAGTACACCTGACATGACTGAGAAGCCAGATCTTGATACTTCATCAATTCCAGTTGAAGAATCCGGTTTACATGGTGAACATTCCAGTGTTAAACCATTTCCCTTCACCACCGATGAATTGAAACCCCGGAAATGGCACAAAGTTAGTGAGCGGTGGAGGCCTCAGTTGATGGTACTCAGCAACATAGATGCAGGCAAGATTTACAGATTGGGAAATCTCAATCTTGTGGTCCATCCAGATTTCCAAATAGCCAAAGGAAGTGATGGAACTGAAGTCTTTCTGGGCTTGAAGGATGATGGTACTGAGGTAGCCGTGAAGAGAATGCTCAAGTCAAACTATCAAGATctgaagagagaagagggttTTTTACGACTACCTCAGCTGGATAGTCCCTGCATTGTGAGATATGTGGACTTTGCAGAGGACGAGCACTTTGGTTACCTTGTTCTTCAGCTCTGTGAATACACCCTTGATGAATACATCAAAGACCACCTACCAGAGGACAAAACCCCTGTCCTGAAGAAAATAGTGCACGAGGTGCTCTGCAGTCTAAGCGTTCTCCATAGTCTAAACACAAAAATTCTGCACCGGGATATCAAACCCCAGAATGTTTTAATAG ATGTTACAGGCAGAGCGAGATTAGCCGATTTCGGTATAAGTCGACAATTGAACATGGGACAAACAACTCTATACACAATCAGTGCAGGAACAAAATGTTGGAAGGCCAGAGAAACTTTAGATGAAGACAGTGGGATCGGATATAAGAGAAGCACCGATATTCAG GTGGCTGGGATGTTAATGTATTACATCATCTCTGGTGGACATCATCCATTTGGCAAAGGCATCCATTGTGAAATGAACATTTTTCAAGGGAAGTACACACTGGAACATGTTGATGATGAGGTGACCAGGGACCTCATTGAGTGGATGATCAATGAAGAGCCAGAGAAGAGACCTACAGTGGAGGACACGCTGGCCCACCCATACTTCTGGgcagaagagag GAGAGTGGAGTACTTACGAAAAATTGGTAACGAGAAGGAAGCAGAGAACTGTCGCAAATCAGACCCAAGACTCCTTCATGCTTTGGACCAGTGTGCTGAGGGGAGGTCCTTCACAAACTGGAAGTCCAAG ATGCCGCCTGAGTTGATGGACAAGTTGGATGGTAAAAAGAAGGCCTACCCTGACAACACATTGGGTTTGTTGCGCTTCATACGCAACCTTCATGAGCACTA cacTGAGGATGCGGATTCTGTTGACATGATGACAATGTTCCCTGATCTCTTTGGATGCGTCTACAAGTTTGCCAAGAAAATGGAGTGGAATTCAAGGAGTAGCCTGAAGAAAATGTTTCACAGAGAAGATGTAAGATATTGA
- the LOC106591064 gene encoding sensor for unfolded proteins in the ER ire1 isoform X3, with the protein MTKYVTGRARLADFGISRQLNMGQTTLYTISAGTKCWKARETLDEDSGIGYKRSTDIQVAGMLMYYIISGGHHPFGKGIHCEMNIFQGKYTLEHVDDEVTRDLIEWMINEEPEKRPTVEDTLAHPYFWAEERRVEYLRKIGNEKEAENCRKSDPRLLHALDQCAEGRSFTNWKSKMPPELMDKLDGKKKAYPDNTLGLLRFIRNLHEHYTEDADSVDMMTMFPDLFGCVYKFAKKMEWNSRSSLKKMFHREDVRY; encoded by the exons ATGTTACAGGCAGAGCGAGATTAGCCGATTTCGGTATAAGTCGACAATTGAACATGGGACAAACAACTCTATACACAATCAGTGCAGGAACAAAATGTTGGAAGGCCAGAGAAACTTTAGATGAAGACAGTGGGATCGGATATAAGAGAAGCACCGATATTCAG GTGGCTGGGATGTTAATGTATTACATCATCTCTGGTGGACATCATCCATTTGGCAAAGGCATCCATTGTGAAATGAACATTTTTCAAGGGAAGTACACACTGGAACATGTTGATGATGAGGTGACCAGGGACCTCATTGAGTGGATGATCAATGAAGAGCCAGAGAAGAGACCTACAGTGGAGGACACGCTGGCCCACCCATACTTCTGGgcagaagagag GAGAGTGGAGTACTTACGAAAAATTGGTAACGAGAAGGAAGCAGAGAACTGTCGCAAATCAGACCCAAGACTCCTTCATGCTTTGGACCAGTGTGCTGAGGGGAGGTCCTTCACAAACTGGAAGTCCAAG ATGCCGCCTGAGTTGATGGACAAGTTGGATGGTAAAAAGAAGGCCTACCCTGACAACACATTGGGTTTGTTGCGCTTCATACGCAACCTTCATGAGCACTA cacTGAGGATGCGGATTCTGTTGACATGATGACAATGTTCCCTGATCTCTTTGGATGCGTCTACAAGTTTGCCAAGAAAATGGAGTGGAATTCAAGGAGTAGCCTGAAGAAAATGTTTCACAGAGAAGATGTAAGATATTGA
- the LOC106591064 gene encoding sensor for unfolded proteins in the ER ire1 isoform X2, which yields MPRRHWKTSLISILVATSHLINNTLNVTGRARLADFGISRQLNMGQTTLYTISAGTKCWKARETLDEDSGIGYKRSTDIQVAGMLMYYIISGGHHPFGKGIHCEMNIFQGKYTLEHVDDEVTRDLIEWMINEEPEKRPTVEDTLAHPYFWAEERRVEYLRKIGNEKEAENCRKSDPRLLHALDQCAEGRSFTNWKSKMPPELMDKLDGKKKAYPDNTLGLLRFIRNLHEHYTEDADSVDMMTMFPDLFGCVYKFAKKMEWNSRSSLKKMFHREDVRY from the exons ATGTTACAGGCAGAGCGAGATTAGCCGATTTCGGTATAAGTCGACAATTGAACATGGGACAAACAACTCTATACACAATCAGTGCAGGAACAAAATGTTGGAAGGCCAGAGAAACTTTAGATGAAGACAGTGGGATCGGATATAAGAGAAGCACCGATATTCAG GTGGCTGGGATGTTAATGTATTACATCATCTCTGGTGGACATCATCCATTTGGCAAAGGCATCCATTGTGAAATGAACATTTTTCAAGGGAAGTACACACTGGAACATGTTGATGATGAGGTGACCAGGGACCTCATTGAGTGGATGATCAATGAAGAGCCAGAGAAGAGACCTACAGTGGAGGACACGCTGGCCCACCCATACTTCTGGgcagaagagag GAGAGTGGAGTACTTACGAAAAATTGGTAACGAGAAGGAAGCAGAGAACTGTCGCAAATCAGACCCAAGACTCCTTCATGCTTTGGACCAGTGTGCTGAGGGGAGGTCCTTCACAAACTGGAAGTCCAAG ATGCCGCCTGAGTTGATGGACAAGTTGGATGGTAAAAAGAAGGCCTACCCTGACAACACATTGGGTTTGTTGCGCTTCATACGCAACCTTCATGAGCACTA cacTGAGGATGCGGATTCTGTTGACATGATGACAATGTTCCCTGATCTCTTTGGATGCGTCTACAAGTTTGCCAAGAAAATGGAGTGGAATTCAAGGAGTAGCCTGAAGAAAATGTTTCACAGAGAAGATGTAAGATATTGA